A single genomic interval of uncultured Desulfobacter sp. harbors:
- a CDS encoding chorismate-binding protein produces the protein MNSATQFGCLIDNLIEKNAAFACWFPTSSDSPQLIAGSENDIIFPGSIEQLSRIRGFVFAPFKISDNAPVIVLQPAIHLKGYRQIQAFDPETLAVDSCHRETEASCISTNFHDYLVCVNHAIEQINAAKFSKVIVSRRICKEKKNESLGRLFLRMHDTNPGVFVFVVNLPKAGLWMGATPELLFRSDGRHAQTVSLAATQPRRPDGRYCWFTKEIEEQAFVSRYTVDVLHRFGFSTYQTKGPQDLETATVAHLKTSFFFSGDQIQDRLGEFVEQLCPTPAVCGLPKVEAARFIQDFEPHDRRYYTGFLGPWRLERSGTDVYVNLRSMEIEDAQYVLYIGGGITARSNPEQEWEETTQKSRTLLNAIEALQETA, from the coding sequence ATGAACAGCGCTACACAGTTTGGTTGTCTGATTGATAATCTGATAGAAAAAAATGCCGCATTTGCCTGCTGGTTTCCAACGTCCAGTGACAGCCCGCAACTGATTGCAGGGTCGGAAAATGATATTATATTCCCTGGCAGTATAGAACAGTTAAGCCGAATACGGGGGTTTGTGTTTGCCCCGTTTAAAATATCTGATAATGCCCCCGTCATTGTTTTGCAGCCGGCCATACACCTCAAAGGTTACCGTCAGATCCAGGCGTTTGATCCGGAAACCCTTGCTGTGGATTCTTGTCACCGGGAAACAGAAGCTTCTTGCATCTCAACCAATTTTCATGATTACCTGGTGTGCGTTAACCATGCCATTGAACAGATCAACGCCGCAAAATTTTCCAAGGTCATTGTTTCCAGGCGTATTTGCAAAGAGAAAAAAAATGAATCCCTGGGCCGGTTGTTTCTTAGAATGCATGATACAAACCCCGGCGTGTTTGTCTTTGTGGTGAACCTGCCCAAGGCCGGGCTTTGGATGGGGGCCACCCCTGAACTGTTGTTTCGCTCCGATGGGCGGCATGCCCAGACCGTATCCCTGGCCGCCACCCAGCCCCGGCGCCCCGATGGCCGGTACTGCTGGTTTACCAAGGAGATTGAAGAGCAGGCCTTTGTCTCCAGGTACACGGTGGATGTGCTCCACCGGTTTGGTTTTTCAACCTACCAGACAAAGGGGCCCCAGGACCTTGAAACAGCCACCGTGGCCCACTTGAAAACGTCTTTCTTTTTTTCCGGAGACCAAATCCAAGACCGGCTTGGCGAATTTGTTGAACAGCTTTGTCCGACGCCTGCGGTCTGCGGTTTGCCCAAGGTTGAGGCCGCTCGCTTTATCCAGGACTTTGAACCCCACGACAGGCGGTATTATACCGGGTTTCTGGGACCCTGGCGCCTTGAACGAAGCGGCACCGACGTTTATGTGAACCTGCGCAGCATGGAAATTGAAGATGCCCAGTATGTCCTTTACATTGGCGGGGGAATCACGGCCCGGTCCAACCCGGAACAGGAGTGGGAGGAGACTACACAAAAGTCCAGAACGCTTTTAAACGCCATAGAGGCGTTGCAGGAAACGGCATGA